One part of the Flavobacterium johnsoniae UW101 genome encodes these proteins:
- a CDS encoding outer membrane beta-barrel family protein, translating to MKNTILILLIIIPFFSFSQVKINGTIKDETGLLSNVNVILSDDKDVTVKEIVTGQDGSFEFDVSKGIYKITISYLDYESFFQEISAENDIQLEPIILKRKENILEEVVIKNSGSLIKRKLDKTIFSVQNSPIASVGNGFDALKRAPGLILKNDEIVMLGKSSVRIMIEGKMVQLTGEELKNFLKTISATDIKEIEVITNPSSKYEVEGNSGIVNIIFKRSKKDSWSDNISATHIQAKYGKQSLNNNFSYRKDKINLSFITGYDYGDTFIDQRMEIYFKDSPLKLKTHQKQNENSFSTRLLFDYNMSSYDKVGIQYSGAFIKSNLKDNIHTDIYNSSNEIDYYLKANGNLDGKKDNHSVNLFYERKLDTLGKKIIFNVDYLNYNRDVHSNLLSNKYNTDNEFMNVDFANNSNVNQNIDNYNAKIDVEHPSAFANFQYGAKISFIKTNNDNIYYDLISGSPVLDPELSDEFNYKENIQAAYFTGTKKINQKIDLQIGLRGEYTQTTGESEKLDQINKNDYFKLFPTVFFSYQKNEDNVFSFNYGRRIQRPSYSLLNPLRYFVNSNVSSQGNPNLQPAFIDSFEFSHTYKENLNTKISFMSKTNAFGVVFKLDESTQEQIVTQENFYTNYGFALTENYQLPIFSWWKTDNTLFLNYSVSNKTNNDVNASLKNGLEFYGSINNIFTFDKDGKIIGELNFWYNSPYKDNLFEYSQASSLDLAFTYKSIIKNLNLSMGLFDIFNSSVRKMSSEINGINQNYISYPSNRYFRISLNYMFGNDKIKSQKRNFGNEEERKRSN from the coding sequence ATGAAAAACACAATATTAATATTACTGATCATCATACCTTTTTTCTCTTTTTCCCAGGTAAAAATAAACGGAACTATAAAAGATGAAACAGGCTTGTTATCTAATGTAAATGTTATTTTGTCTGATGATAAAGATGTTACTGTAAAAGAAATCGTAACAGGGCAGGACGGTTCTTTTGAATTTGATGTTTCAAAAGGAATTTATAAAATAACAATTAGTTATCTGGACTATGAATCTTTTTTTCAGGAGATTTCTGCAGAAAATGATATACAGCTTGAACCAATTATCTTAAAAAGAAAAGAGAATATTTTAGAAGAAGTGGTAATTAAAAACTCGGGCAGTCTGATAAAAAGAAAGCTGGATAAAACTATTTTTTCTGTTCAGAACAGCCCAATAGCAAGTGTAGGAAACGGGTTTGATGCCTTGAAAAGAGCGCCGGGTTTAATTCTTAAAAATGATGAAATTGTTATGCTGGGAAAAAGCAGTGTTAGAATCATGATAGAAGGAAAAATGGTGCAGCTGACAGGAGAAGAATTAAAAAACTTTTTAAAAACTATTTCTGCAACAGATATTAAAGAAATTGAAGTAATCACTAATCCTTCTTCAAAATATGAAGTAGAAGGAAACAGCGGAATAGTGAATATCATTTTTAAAAGATCTAAAAAAGATTCTTGGAGTGATAATATCTCTGCAACACATATTCAGGCTAAATATGGTAAACAGTCGCTTAATAATAATTTCAGCTACAGAAAAGATAAAATCAACTTGTCTTTTATTACAGGATATGATTATGGAGATACTTTTATAGACCAGCGTATGGAGATTTATTTTAAAGATTCACCTCTTAAATTAAAAACCCATCAAAAGCAAAATGAAAACAGCTTTTCGACAAGACTTTTATTTGATTATAATATGAGCAGTTATGATAAAGTTGGAATTCAATATTCTGGAGCATTTATAAAATCGAACCTGAAAGACAACATTCATACAGACATTTACAACAGCTCTAATGAAATTGATTACTACTTAAAAGCAAACGGAAATTTAGACGGAAAAAAAGACAACCATTCAGTTAATTTATTTTATGAAAGAAAACTGGATACACTAGGTAAAAAAATCATTTTTAATGTCGATTACCTTAATTACAACCGCGATGTACATAGTAATTTATTGTCCAATAAATACAACACAGATAATGAATTCATGAATGTTGACTTTGCAAACAATTCAAATGTTAATCAAAACATAGACAATTACAATGCAAAAATAGATGTAGAACATCCTTCAGCATTTGCTAATTTTCAATACGGTGCCAAAATAAGTTTTATAAAAACAAACAACGATAATATTTACTACGATCTTATTTCAGGAAGCCCGGTTTTAGATCCTGAACTTTCAGATGAGTTTAATTATAAAGAAAATATTCAGGCGGCCTATTTTACCGGAACCAAAAAAATTAACCAAAAAATAGACCTTCAAATTGGGTTAAGAGGAGAATACACGCAAACAACAGGAGAATCTGAAAAATTAGATCAGATTAATAAAAACGATTATTTTAAGCTTTTCCCAACCGTATTCTTTTCATATCAAAAAAATGAAGACAATGTTTTTAGTTTTAATTACGGACGAAGAATCCAGAGACCTAGTTATTCTTTACTAAATCCGTTGCGTTATTTTGTAAACAGCAATGTTTCATCACAGGGAAATCCAAATTTACAGCCAGCTTTTATAGATAGTTTTGAATTTTCGCATACATACAAAGAAAACCTAAACACGAAGATTTCTTTTATGTCAAAAACAAATGCTTTTGGAGTTGTGTTTAAATTAGATGAGAGTACTCAGGAACAAATAGTTACTCAGGAAAATTTTTATACAAATTATGGCTTTGCATTGACCGAAAATTATCAGCTGCCAATTTTTTCCTGGTGGAAAACAGATAACACTTTGTTCTTAAATTATTCTGTTTCTAATAAAACAAATAATGATGTAAATGCATCTTTAAAAAATGGTCTTGAATTTTATGGTTCAATTAATAACATTTTTACGTTTGATAAAGATGGAAAAATCATAGGAGAACTTAATTTTTGGTACAATTCGCCTTATAAAGATAATTTATTCGAGTATTCACAGGCATCATCTCTGGATCTTGCATTTACTTATAAATCTATAATAAAAAACCTGAATCTTTCTATGGGATTGTTTGACATTTTTAACTCCAGTGTTAGAAAAATGTCTTCAGAGATTAACGGTATAAATCAAAATTACATTTCCTATCCAAGCAATAGATATTTTAGAATTTCTTTAAACTATATGTTTGGAAATGATAAGATTAAATCTCAAAAAAGAAATTTTGGAAATGAAGAAGAAAGAAAAAGAAGTAATTAA
- a CDS encoding non-ribosomal peptide synthetase has protein sequence MKNHINNLLNKLKEHHIYIKLNDEENIEVAADKGKIPAEMINEIKENKEEIILYLKSLKKESRTKIEKAQQSDNYAVSSAQRRLWIVCQNEEASISFNMPASKILEGVKNKLYLLKAIDSVIDRHEILRTVFNENENGELKQYILDRNTLNFKIDYKDFRNETNIQSAVADYIKEDSFKPFDLINGPLLRASLLQTAEEEYCFYYNMHHIISDEWSLGILEKEVLAYYESYLTETIVNLPELQIQYKDYSVWEDALLVSDEMKGHKEFWKENLSGDLAALNLPSNKKRPKFRTYNGCHFQTNIAPESIKNLKHIIQKEEGSVFMGLLSVLKILLYKYTNEKNIILGFPMAGREDYELENQIGFYIKTLVLKNHLSPEDSFVKFFKEVKKNTLAAFKHQDYPFDELVSDLNLNHDPGRTPVYDMSFTFHDSSSNNYAETQYNVIKTLGTGKCKHDIEFHFQEINDYVSFSMNFNTDIYEPEMIKRFMAHYSSILSQISNNPEIPVKDISFLSEDEKQQLLHEFNSYKADYSMHKTAVELFDRQVKNAPDNIAVTFTDKKLTYKELDTLSNSLAQTLQNKFNIKKNDFIGVHLTKSELSIVSILGILKAGGVYVPIDTELPSNRKLYIAQDADLKLLITETAFIFDLDFYQGDIFSIDVELDTNPEENIYQDVNLLPADLAYVIYTSGSTGNPKGVMIKHSGLINTAVSQIELFKPYNCSNWLQYSSHSFDASIYEIFISLLGGHSLFILNEETRKDVKLFESYVVENNIDISILPPAFFKMLDVQSLKGFKVLITGGESAVYDKVAEFVQHGNFFNAYGPTEVCVLGTISKIEKGSELLSKTVPIGKPIANTEVYILDEYLNLLPEGAIGEIYITGAGLARGYLNRPELTAEKFIPNPYKEGEIMYKTGDLGKWLADGNIEYTGRIDEQVKIRGYRIELEEIEKHLSLQDEVKHAVVVVKENQDDKYLVAYYVSDVELDKRKLQAALGKILPEYMIPGYFVQVESILMNTSGKVDRKALPDVVESDLIKEEYIAPRTSEEKLLAAAWSEVLKYEKIGVKDSFFNLGGDSIKSIMLISRLKQQGYVIKVEQILRQPVLEDLAKLVEINTIAVDQKEVAGEVELTPIQYYFFETETIPNKNHYNQSVLLKSKEELEPSVLERSIASLVKHHDALRMVYKQTNTRWEQSNEDALNAHYKISFYDLRDESDQLAALNKLGNELQASFDISSGVLVHVGHFRMSDGDRLALIIHHLVVDGVSWRILLEDLSSLYGSYQSDNEVKLPAKTDSFQRWASLQKDFAKSTEMQSERIYWEEMSEELIPLLPSDYEPSAKTLKIDKRNVFALDNAITEKLQTQVHDVYNTEINDILLTGLGLAVQEVFGISKSVVKMEGHGREEIIEGVDIGRTVGWFTSVYPFVLDVQDKTNQVTAVKESLRKIPNKGIGYGILHYLDKPFSNELIPSIQFNYLGDFGANAGKTDNKVMFEFSSEGIGSSIDIRNSESSILLDISGMMVAGGLSLSIGYSSERYSAQTIQKLSDSYQNKLENLIETLALKSAEKIHTVTDTEKKSGWFYGDLVELSPNQIRFYKSQYACVTIKETMPDFDRNSFEKNFREFLLGIPALSMKLEKIDNKVFQRYIHPDDVEMEILIQDVSFAEQEEILKIEDNFLGRPYDLENEALIRCLVLQQEAHTNDAGITLKIHHSLLDQYSVDKIYQELCSYFQGKGRLNNYNHPFDFIIKKREFLSSDEGVREREYWKETLQKAPLHFNDSKNKKESVNIIQEVTITSDRFDGIKKAAKQNNLPISAFFIGFYEMILNALNIENKGLYSFLVNGREQEIQGMDLNQILGVTDNALPISYHGDHQTMSLEFILETYIKYLQNRTYQRIPYETIRQDVMEISGYDIDQNVIGYLNLFVREGSLNSKREINENGKIYSEKFLDFYGVNLECEIFEDGIFLKLISAQNIYQEKQDVISLDNFLQDLYEGIEINQNSEINTF, from the coding sequence TGACCGACATGAAATACTAAGAACAGTTTTTAATGAAAATGAAAATGGTGAGTTAAAGCAATACATCTTAGATCGAAATACTTTAAATTTTAAAATTGATTATAAAGATTTTAGAAACGAAACCAACATTCAGTCTGCAGTGGCAGATTATATAAAAGAAGATTCATTTAAGCCCTTTGATTTAATCAATGGGCCATTACTTAGAGCATCACTTTTGCAGACAGCAGAAGAAGAATACTGTTTTTACTATAACATGCACCACATTATTAGCGACGAGTGGTCGCTGGGCATATTAGAAAAAGAAGTTCTGGCTTACTATGAATCCTATCTTACAGAAACAATAGTTAATTTACCAGAATTGCAAATTCAGTATAAAGACTATTCTGTTTGGGAAGATGCTCTATTAGTGAGCGACGAAATGAAAGGACACAAAGAATTTTGGAAAGAAAATTTAAGCGGTGATTTAGCAGCTTTAAATCTGCCTTCAAATAAAAAGAGACCAAAATTTAGAACATACAACGGCTGTCATTTTCAAACTAATATAGCTCCGGAAAGTATTAAAAATTTAAAACACATAATTCAAAAAGAAGAAGGAAGTGTTTTCATGGGATTATTATCAGTTTTAAAAATACTTTTATACAAGTATACTAATGAAAAAAATATAATTCTTGGCTTCCCAATGGCCGGAAGAGAAGATTACGAGCTTGAAAATCAAATAGGTTTTTATATTAAAACTCTGGTGCTCAAAAATCATCTTTCTCCAGAAGACAGTTTTGTCAAATTTTTTAAAGAAGTTAAGAAAAATACTTTAGCAGCCTTTAAACATCAGGATTATCCGTTTGATGAGTTAGTGAGCGATTTAAACCTAAATCATGATCCGGGAAGAACTCCTGTTTATGATATGTCATTTACGTTTCACGACAGTAGTTCAAACAATTATGCAGAAACGCAGTATAATGTAATTAAAACTCTAGGAACAGGAAAATGTAAACATGATATCGAATTTCACTTTCAGGAAATAAATGACTACGTTTCTTTTTCAATGAATTTTAATACAGATATTTATGAACCTGAAATGATAAAACGCTTTATGGCTCATTACAGCAGCATTTTATCTCAAATTTCAAATAATCCTGAGATTCCTGTTAAAGACATCAGCTTCTTATCTGAAGATGAAAAACAACAATTGCTGCATGAATTTAATTCTTATAAAGCCGATTATTCAATGCATAAAACAGCAGTTGAATTATTTGACAGACAGGTTAAAAACGCACCAGATAATATTGCTGTTACTTTTACTGACAAGAAACTAACTTACAAAGAACTAGATACATTATCTAATTCTCTGGCTCAAACTTTACAAAATAAGTTTAATATTAAAAAAAATGATTTTATAGGTGTACACTTAACCAAAAGTGAATTATCTATTGTTTCTATTTTAGGAATATTAAAAGCAGGAGGAGTTTATGTGCCTATTGATACAGAATTACCAAGCAATAGAAAGCTTTATATAGCTCAAGATGCAGATTTGAAATTATTAATTACCGAAACTGCTTTTATTTTTGACCTGGATTTTTACCAGGGTGATATTTTTTCGATAGATGTAGAACTGGATACAAATCCGGAAGAAAATATTTATCAGGATGTAAACCTGCTTCCGGCTGATTTGGCTTATGTAATTTATACTTCAGGATCAACAGGAAATCCAAAAGGAGTTATGATAAAACATTCTGGGTTAATAAATACAGCTGTTTCACAAATAGAACTTTTTAAACCCTATAACTGCTCAAATTGGCTGCAATACTCATCACATTCGTTTGATGCTTCGATTTATGAAATTTTTATTTCACTTCTTGGAGGACATTCTTTGTTTATTTTAAATGAAGAAACACGCAAAGATGTAAAATTGTTTGAAAGCTATGTTGTCGAAAATAATATAGATATTTCTATTCTGCCTCCGGCATTTTTTAAAATGCTTGATGTTCAATCTTTAAAAGGATTTAAAGTTTTAATAACAGGAGGAGAATCAGCAGTTTATGATAAAGTAGCAGAGTTTGTTCAGCACGGAAATTTCTTTAATGCATACGGCCCTACAGAAGTATGCGTTTTAGGAACAATATCTAAAATAGAAAAAGGATCTGAATTATTATCTAAAACTGTACCTATTGGTAAACCTATAGCTAATACTGAAGTTTACATTTTAGACGAATATCTTAATTTATTGCCAGAAGGAGCAATTGGAGAAATTTATATTACAGGTGCCGGATTAGCCAGAGGATATTTGAACAGACCCGAATTAACCGCTGAAAAATTTATACCTAACCCATATAAGGAAGGTGAAATTATGTACAAAACCGGTGATTTAGGAAAATGGCTGGCAGATGGAAATATAGAATATACAGGAAGAATCGACGAACAAGTAAAAATAAGAGGCTATCGAATTGAATTAGAAGAGATAGAAAAACATCTTTCTTTACAGGATGAGGTTAAGCATGCCGTTGTTGTGGTTAAAGAAAATCAAGATGATAAGTATCTGGTCGCTTATTATGTTTCTGATGTTGAATTAGATAAAAGAAAGCTGCAGGCAGCGTTAGGTAAAATATTGCCAGAATACATGATTCCGGGGTATTTTGTTCAGGTAGAATCTATTCTAATGAACACAAGCGGTAAAGTCGATAGAAAAGCACTTCCAGACGTTGTTGAAAGTGATTTAATAAAAGAAGAATACATAGCACCAAGAACATCAGAAGAAAAACTGCTTGCGGCCGCATGGTCTGAAGTTTTGAAATATGAAAAAATTGGAGTAAAGGACAGTTTTTTCAATCTTGGAGGAGATTCTATAAAATCAATCATGCTGATTTCTCGTTTAAAACAACAAGGTTATGTTATAAAAGTAGAACAAATATTAAGACAACCCGTATTAGAAGATTTAGCTAAACTGGTAGAAATAAATACTATTGCTGTTGACCAAAAAGAAGTGGCAGGCGAAGTAGAATTAACACCAATTCAGTACTACTTTTTTGAGACAGAAACCATACCAAACAAAAATCATTACAATCAGTCCGTACTGTTAAAAAGTAAAGAAGAGCTGGAACCATCTGTACTAGAGCGTTCAATTGCTTCTTTAGTAAAACATCATGATGCTTTGCGAATGGTTTATAAACAAACAAATACGAGATGGGAACAGTCTAATGAAGATGCTTTAAACGCTCATTATAAAATTAGTTTTTATGATTTAAGAGATGAATCAGATCAATTAGCAGCTTTAAACAAACTAGGAAATGAACTTCAGGCTTCATTTGATATCAGCTCAGGAGTTTTGGTTCATGTTGGACATTTTAGAATGTCAGACGGAGACAGACTGGCTTTAATAATTCATCATTTAGTTGTCGATGGTGTATCATGGCGTATTCTGTTGGAAGATTTATCAAGTCTGTATGGCTCATATCAATCAGATAACGAAGTTAAATTACCAGCAAAAACAGACTCATTTCAACGTTGGGCATCCTTGCAGAAAGATTTTGCAAAAAGCACAGAAATGCAGTCAGAGAGAATCTATTGGGAAGAAATGAGCGAAGAGTTAATCCCTTTATTGCCATCTGATTATGAACCATCTGCTAAAACCCTGAAAATTGATAAAAGAAATGTCTTTGCATTAGATAATGCTATTACAGAGAAATTACAAACCCAGGTTCATGATGTATACAATACAGAAATAAACGATATTCTATTGACTGGTTTAGGATTAGCAGTCCAGGAAGTTTTTGGAATAAGTAAAAGTGTTGTAAAAATGGAAGGCCACGGCCGTGAGGAAATCATCGAAGGAGTAGATATTGGTCGTACAGTTGGTTGGTTTACAAGTGTATATCCTTTTGTTTTAGATGTTCAGGATAAAACAAATCAAGTTACTGCAGTAAAAGAATCTCTGCGCAAAATTCCAAATAAAGGAATAGGTTACGGTATTTTACATTATTTAGATAAACCATTTAGTAATGAACTAATTCCAAGCATTCAGTTTAATTATTTAGGAGATTTTGGCGCAAATGCGGGAAAAACTGATAATAAAGTTATGTTTGAATTTTCTTCAGAAGGTATTGGTTCATCAATTGATATTCGAAACAGCGAAAGCAGTATTTTATTAGACATATCAGGAATGATGGTTGCAGGAGGTTTAAGCTTATCAATAGGATATTCAAGCGAAAGATACTCAGCACAAACCATTCAAAAACTAAGTGATTCTTATCAAAATAAATTAGAGAATTTAATCGAAACTCTGGCTTTAAAGTCAGCTGAAAAGATACATACTGTTACTGATACAGAGAAAAAATCTGGATGGTTTTATGGTGATTTAGTTGAATTGTCTCCAAATCAAATTAGATTTTATAAATCTCAATACGCCTGTGTAACTATAAAAGAAACAATGCCTGATTTTGATAGAAATTCATTTGAAAAGAATTTTAGAGAATTTCTTTTAGGCATTCCAGCCTTGTCTATGAAACTGGAAAAAATAGACAATAAAGTTTTTCAGCGATATATCCATCCGGATGATGTAGAAATGGAAATCTTAATTCAAGATGTTTCTTTTGCTGAGCAGGAAGAGATTTTAAAAATAGAAGATAATTTTTTAGGAAGACCTTATGATCTCGAAAATGAAGCACTTATAAGATGTTTGGTTTTACAGCAGGAAGCACATACCAATGATGCCGGAATAACTTTAAAGATACATCATTCATTATTAGATCAATATTCTGTCGATAAAATCTATCAGGAGCTTTGCAGTTATTTTCAAGGAAAAGGAAGACTGAATAATTACAATCATCCTTTTGATTTTATAATTAAAAAGAGAGAATTTTTATCATCTGATGAAGGTGTAAGAGAAAGAGAATACTGGAAAGAAACACTCCAAAAAGCACCATTGCATTTTAATGATTCGAAGAATAAAAAAGAGTCAGTAAATATAATTCAGGAAGTAACTATTACAAGCGACAGATTTGACGGCATAAAAAAAGCAGCAAAGCAGAATAATCTTCCTATAAGTGCTTTTTTTATTGGGTTTTATGAGATGATTTTAAACGCTCTTAACATCGAAAACAAAGGATTGTACAGTTTCTTAGTTAATGGCAGGGAGCAGGAAATCCAAGGTATGGATCTAAATCAGATACTGGGAGTTACAGATAATGCTCTGCCAATTTCATATCATGGAGATCATCAAACAATGAGTCTGGAATTTATTTTAGAAACGTATATTAAATATCTTCAAAACAGAACATATCAAAGAATTCCATACGAAACCATAAGACAAGATGTAATGGAAATCTCAGGATATGACATCGACCAGAATGTAATTGGATATTTAAATTTATTTGTTAGAGAAGGAAGTTTAAATTCTAAAAGAGAGATTAACGAAAACGGAAAAATTTATTCTGAAAAATTCCTGGACTTTTATGGAGTAAATCTGGAGTGTGAAATATTTGAAGACGGGATTTTCCTAAAACTAATATCTGCACAGAATATCTATCAGGAAAAGCAGGATGTAATTTCGTTAGATAATTTTCTACAGGACTTATACGAAGGAATTGAAATTAACCAGAATTCCGAAATCAATACTTTTTAG
- a CDS encoding cyclic peptide export ABC transporter: MLKIKKREIFYLLLYAVPNTLLTFSIVYIINNVMAGNKAFLTDYMGIVFVSILVYTYLLNVIFQKKLNKFSFNMLYENEKKIFKQILSVPLLKLEQYGSQRFYTVVEDLRTFSLLPYTVTHTINSLLMLILCLIYMFTLSLVSALIVVSLIVMVGACYFIVMNAMSKRVNQLREYNDGYYKSVDDVIRGFKELKVSFLRRDNLLNKFIIPNRDEAMNLDFSINYVFLSINLISQYGLYFVVSVILFVLPALDLLSREDVISYVVIILFISGPINNIINLQQLYTRFFVANTRISNFIKDFEVIEETAPKNETLNDFQSLNFSDVEFTYPSKDEDSSFQLGPISLNIQKGETIFIVGGNGSGKSTFINLLTGLYKPTEGKIIIDDKSDRGENIQDLIAAVFTDNHLFSKNYDDYTLENNKDYVELLKTMEMDRIITDDKDSSIRRKFSKGQSKRMSLIFNLLEKKPVMVLDEWAADQDPHFRKYFYEFLLPKFKEEGKTIIAVTHDDAYFHLADRIIKFDYGNIVKEIKTTSKEELAENIWA, translated from the coding sequence ATGTTAAAAATAAAAAAACGAGAAATTTTTTATCTCCTTTTATACGCTGTGCCAAACACCTTATTAACATTCTCGATTGTATATATAATCAATAATGTAATGGCAGGAAACAAAGCTTTCCTTACTGACTATATGGGAATTGTGTTTGTGTCTATTCTTGTATATACGTATTTATTAAATGTTATTTTTCAAAAAAAGCTCAATAAGTTTTCATTTAATATGCTTTATGAAAATGAAAAGAAAATTTTCAAACAAATATTAAGCGTTCCATTGCTAAAACTGGAACAATACGGATCGCAGAGATTTTATACGGTTGTCGAAGATTTAAGAACCTTTTCTTTACTGCCTTATACTGTTACACATACAATTAATTCGCTATTAATGCTTATCCTTTGTTTAATCTATATGTTTACACTTTCGCTGGTATCTGCCTTAATAGTAGTAAGCTTGATTGTAATGGTAGGAGCCTGCTATTTTATTGTAATGAATGCAATGTCTAAAAGAGTAAATCAATTAAGAGAATACAATGATGGATATTACAAATCAGTAGATGATGTTATACGAGGTTTTAAGGAGTTAAAAGTTAGTTTTTTAAGAAGAGATAACTTACTGAACAAATTTATTATTCCAAACAGAGATGAAGCAATGAATCTTGATTTTAGTATAAATTATGTTTTTCTTTCTATTAACCTAATAAGCCAATACGGATTGTATTTTGTTGTATCTGTAATTTTATTTGTACTGCCGGCACTTGATCTCCTTTCAAGAGAAGATGTTATTTCGTATGTCGTAATTATTTTATTTATCTCTGGGCCTATAAACAATATCATCAACTTACAGCAGCTTTATACTCGATTTTTTGTTGCCAATACAAGAATCTCGAATTTTATAAAAGATTTTGAAGTTATTGAAGAAACGGCACCTAAAAATGAAACCCTGAATGATTTTCAATCCCTGAATTTTAGCGATGTTGAATTTACTTATCCAAGCAAAGATGAAGATTCATCTTTTCAGTTAGGACCAATAAGCTTAAACATTCAAAAAGGCGAAACCATCTTTATAGTGGGTGGAAATGGGTCTGGAAAAAGCACCTTTATAAACCTGCTTACTGGACTTTACAAACCTACAGAAGGAAAAATTATAATAGATGACAAAAGCGACAGGGGAGAAAATATACAAGACCTTATTGCAGCCGTATTTACAGATAATCATTTGTTTTCTAAAAATTACGACGATTATACCTTAGAGAATAATAAAGATTATGTCGAATTATTAAAAACAATGGAGATGGATAGAATCATTACAGATGATAAAGATTCGTCTATAAGAAGAAAATTCTCTAAAGGTCAAAGTAAACGAATGTCGTTGATTTTTAATTTGTTAGAGAAAAAACCCGTAATGGTTTTAGACGAATGGGCCGCAGATCAGGATCCGCATTTTAGAAAATATTTCTATGAATTTCTTTTGCCAAAATTTAAAGAAGAAGGCAAAACGATTATTGCAGTTACACATGATGATGCCTATTTTCATTTGGCAGACAGAATCATAAAATTTGATTATGGCAATATTGTCAAAGAAATTAAAACTACCAGCAAAGAAGAATTGGCCGAGAATATCTGGGCCTGA
- a CDS encoding thioesterase II family protein, producing the protein MKNQLFFLHFAGGSSFSFDFLKNKLNNSIMSIALELPGRGKRMDEKLIKLKEEAIDDYCRQIIKLRNGNPFVIYGHSMGATLGLSVVARLEKMGHFPEQLVVSGNAGPGVRKKKNFMTYLLGDSEFKEELRELGGVPEEVLKNNELYDFFAPIIRADFECLEKDPFLEKGIVINTPIYALMGTEEETCSEIENWKIFTDSDFRYNVLKGNHFFIYPHSDQIAMILNKSFSAKKRDLLTI; encoded by the coding sequence ATGAAAAACCAGTTATTTTTTTTGCATTTCGCAGGAGGCAGTTCATTTTCGTTTGATTTTCTTAAAAACAAACTTAATAATAGTATTATGTCTATTGCTCTCGAATTACCGGGAAGAGGTAAAAGAATGGATGAAAAACTTATCAAACTAAAAGAAGAAGCAATAGATGATTACTGTCGTCAGATTATCAAATTACGAAACGGAAATCCTTTTGTAATATACGGACATAGTATGGGCGCCACATTAGGACTAAGCGTAGTGGCAAGGTTAGAAAAAATGGGACATTTTCCTGAACAATTAGTTGTTTCAGGAAATGCAGGCCCGGGAGTACGAAAGAAAAAAAACTTTATGACGTATTTATTAGGCGATTCTGAATTTAAAGAAGAATTAAGAGAACTTGGAGGCGTTCCGGAAGAAGTCCTGAAAAATAACGAATTATACGATTTTTTTGCCCCTATAATCCGGGCTGATTTTGAATGTCTGGAAAAAGATCCCTTTTTAGAAAAAGGCATAGTAATTAATACTCCAATTTATGCCCTGATGGGAACCGAAGAAGAAACATGCAGTGAAATCGAGAATTGGAAAATATTTACAGATTCGGATTTTAGATACAATGTTTTAAAAGGAAACCACTTTTTTATATATCCCCATTCAGATCAAATAGCAATGATATTAAACAAGTCTTTTTCGGCTAAAAAAAGGGATTTATTGACAATTTAA